The proteins below come from a single Malus sylvestris chromosome 3, drMalSylv7.2, whole genome shotgun sequence genomic window:
- the LOC126616975 gene encoding uncharacterized protein LOC126616975 → MKLIENLRLRLFNGAFDSSKCDKTTVLAVDRIRKLRKRKEEDIVKMRNKISALLQCGQDPINKTCTARILIEDLIREENILEAYVLIKGFCNLVRGRLSVIQVQRECPENVKQAISSLIFAAKKCFHEIPELLTLEKIFKKKYGSDFVLAATQTNCVTPVMVEKLSNRNSTDEEIEKIIQQIAMPCDINGEQQAWNCHPTSPYLYDGVAYNAFLNYK, encoded by the coding sequence ATGAAGCTCATCGAGAACTTGAGGCTTAGGCTTTTCAACGGGGCTTTTGACTCCTCAAAATGCGACAAAACAACAGTGTTGGCGGTGGATAGGATACGCAAGTTAAGGAAGAGGAAAGAGGAGGACATTGTCAAGATGAGGAACAAAATTTCTGCTCTCTTGCAGTGTGGTCAAGacccaattaataaaacttgcACTGCTCGTATTTTGATCGAAGATCTGATAAGAGAAGAAAACATTTTGGAGGCGTACGTGTTGATCAAGGGTTTTTGTAACTTAGTTAGGGGTAGGCTCTCAGTTATTCAAGTGCAGAGGGAATGCCCCGAAAATGTAAAACAAGCGATTAGTAGTTTAATTTTTGCAGCTAAAAAATGCTTCCATGAGATTCCAGAATTATTGACACTTGAGAAAATTTTTAAGAAGAAGTATGGAAGTGATTTTGTGCTTGCGGCTACTCAAACCAACTGTGTTACTCCCGTGATGGTTGAGAAGCTCTCAAATAGAAACTCTACAGACGAAGAAATAGAGAAGATTATTCAACAAATAGCCATGCCATGCGATATAAATGGAGAACAACAAGCGTGGAACTGTCATCCCACATCACCATACTTATATGATGGAGTTGCGTACAATGCTTTTCTCAATTATAAGTGA